CAGTTGTAACGGGGGGTTTAATAAGTGTTTTCCATGATAATCAATGGATTTATATTTTAATGCCAATCGTCATGTTTGTAAGAATGGCGTTAAATGCTATTGATGGTGTCATGGCAACTAAATACAATATGAAATCCAAACTAGGATTATTATTAAACGAACTAGGTGATGTGATTAGTGATGTATGTTTATTTATGCCATTCTTATTTATCGCTGAAGATTATGGTGTAGGTATTGTTATCTTTATTGCATTGTCTATCATAAGTGAAATGGCTGGTGTCACTGTACAAGTAGTAGGAAGTTCAAGAAGATATGACGGACCAATGGGGAAAAGTGACAGAGCCTTCATTATCGGTTTGATGAGCTTTTTAATATTTGTTCATTTAAATGTCGCACCTTATTTACACTTTGTATTTTACATATGTTCAATATTAATCATTATTAATATTTATAACAGAATTAAAAAAGGATTGAAGGAGGCGGTATAATGAATTTAGGAAAGATTTCTAATGAGATGATGATTGTCATGGTCGGTGTATTTATTGTACTTGTATTATCAAGTTTAATTAGTGTTTATTTAACGAAACGCTATCCTGAGAAAGATTTCTCTGAAATTAGGTTACGTATTAAATCTTGGTGGAGTATGTGTATTATCTTCTCCATCGCATTAGTAATACATTCAACCGTATCTTTAATATTCCTAGGCTTACTTTGTTTTCTAGCATTGAAAGAATATTTTTCATTGATACCGACAAATCGAAGTCATAGAGCAGTTTTATTCTGGGCATATTTATCTATTCCAATTCAATTCACATTTATTTATTTTGGATTTTATGGCATGTTTATTATTTTCATACCAGTATATATGTTCTTGTTTATACCGATACAAGCAATATTTGTCGGTGAAACAAAAGGATTCTTACAATCAATGG
The Mammaliicoccus sp. Dog046 genome window above contains:
- a CDS encoding CDP-alcohol phosphatidyltransferase family protein, producing the protein MISIYEIKPKFQNLLMPAVKWMRNMGMTPNQVTVLALILSVVTGGLISVFHDNQWIYILMPIVMFVRMALNAIDGVMATKYNMKSKLGLLLNELGDVISDVCLFMPFLFIAEDYGVGIVIFIALSIISEMAGVTVQVVGSSRRYDGPMGKSDRAFIIGLMSFLIFVHLNVAPYLHFVFYICSILIIINIYNRIKKGLKEAV